In Rhodobacter xanthinilyticus, a single window of DNA contains:
- a CDS encoding orotate phosphoribosyltransferase, which produces MIPTSFPAKDEIARLSARMLLEIGAVNFRPEEPFILASGLPSPTYIDCRKLISFPRIRATLMDFLAVTVMREAGFEAFDNIAGGETAGIPFAALVAERLALPMTYVRKKPKGYGRNARIEGVMTEGERVLLVEDLTTDGGSKLSFVDAIRETGASCAHTAVIFYYGIFPETVGKLEEHGVGLHYLCTWWDVLAEARAQGHFSKETLDEVEAFLSDPRPWQEARKQG; this is translated from the coding sequence ATGATCCCGACGAGCTTCCCCGCGAAGGACGAAATCGCCCGCCTCAGCGCGCGGATGTTGCTGGAAATCGGCGCGGTCAATTTCCGCCCCGAGGAGCCCTTCATCCTCGCCTCGGGCCTGCCGAGCCCGACCTATATCGATTGCCGCAAGCTGATCAGCTTCCCGCGGATCCGCGCGACCTTGATGGATTTCCTGGCGGTGACGGTGATGCGCGAGGCGGGTTTCGAGGCCTTCGACAATATCGCGGGCGGCGAAACCGCGGGGATCCCCTTCGCGGCGCTGGTGGCCGAGCGGCTCGCGCTGCCGATGACCTATGTGCGCAAGAAGCCGAAGGGCTACGGGCGCAACGCGCGCATCGAAGGCGTGATGACCGAGGGCGAGCGGGTGCTCCTCGTCGAGGATCTGACCACCGACGGCGGCTCGAAGCTGAGCTTTGTCGACGCGATCCGCGAGACCGGGGCGAGCTGTGCGCATACGGCGGTGATCTTCTATTATGGGATCTTCCCCGAGACGGTGGGCAAGCTCGAGGAGCATGGCGTCGGGCTGCATTACCTGTGCACCTGGTGGGATGTGCTGGCCGAGGCCCGCGCGCAGGGGCATTTCTCGAAGGAGACCCTCGATGAGGTCGAGGCCTTCCTGAGCGATCCGCGCCCCTGGCAAGAGGCCCGCAAGCAGGGCTGA
- a CDS encoding replicative DNA helicase, with translation MTTLAAIPTEMPATAAEDIDPHNIEAEQQLLGAILTNNDIFDRIAAIVRPEHFYEPVHRRIYETAIARIQKNALASPVTLKGYLEDDPGLKELGGPAYLARLAGAAISAYAARDYAQMIHDLALRRELIRLGKDLSASATKLDVGIEPEELIVKTEGALYKLAETGTAEKGFVSFLKAVTEAVQSANAAYQREGGLAGVSTGLRDLDKKLGGLHPSDLLILAGRPSMGKTSLATNIAFNIAKAYKRGQRPDGSEGAVEGGVVGFFSLEMSAEQLAARVLSEASEVPSEQIRRGDMTEAEFRRFVEAAKALETCPLYIDDTPALPISQVAARCRRLKRTHGLDVVIVDYLQLLRGTGRTDNRVQEIGEISMGLKAIAKELNIPVMALSQLSRTVESREDKRPQLSDLRESGSIEQDADVVMFVYRDEYYHERMKPPEDDPKFAEWMQKAERVHGKAEVILGKQRHGPIGTVEVAFESRFTRFSDLAKPWQGEGGEGF, from the coding sequence ATGACCACCCTTGCCGCGATCCCCACCGAAATGCCCGCAACCGCCGCGGAAGACATCGATCCGCATAATATCGAGGCCGAGCAACAGCTTCTCGGCGCGATCCTGACCAACAACGACATCTTCGACCGGATCGCCGCGATCGTGCGGCCCGAGCATTTCTACGAGCCGGTGCACCGGCGCATCTATGAAACCGCGATCGCGCGGATCCAGAAGAATGCGCTGGCCTCGCCGGTCACGCTCAAGGGCTATCTCGAGGATGACCCGGGGCTCAAGGAGCTCGGCGGGCCGGCCTATCTCGCGCGGCTCGCGGGCGCGGCGATCTCGGCCTATGCGGCGCGCGATTATGCGCAGATGATCCATGACCTCGCGCTGCGCCGCGAGCTGATCCGGCTCGGCAAGGATCTCTCGGCCTCGGCCACCAAGCTCGATGTCGGCATCGAGCCCGAGGAGCTGATCGTGAAGACCGAGGGCGCGCTTTACAAGCTCGCCGAGACCGGCACCGCCGAGAAGGGATTTGTGAGCTTTCTCAAGGCGGTGACCGAGGCCGTGCAATCGGCCAATGCCGCCTATCAGCGCGAGGGGGGCCTCGCCGGCGTCTCGACGGGCCTGCGCGATCTCGACAAGAAACTCGGCGGGCTGCACCCGTCCGACCTTCTGATCCTCGCCGGGCGCCCCTCGATGGGCAAGACCTCGCTCGCCACCAACATCGCCTTCAACATCGCCAAGGCCTACAAGCGCGGCCAGCGCCCCGACGGCTCGGAGGGCGCGGTCGAGGGCGGGGTCGTGGGCTTCTTCTCGCTGGAAATGTCGGCCGAGCAGCTCGCCGCGCGGGTGCTCTCCGAGGCCTCCGAAGTGCCCTCCGAACAGATCCGCCGCGGCGACATGACCGAGGCCGAGTTCCGCCGCTTCGTCGAGGCGGCGAAGGCGCTCGAGACCTGCCCGCTTTACATCGACGACACGCCCGCGCTGCCGATCAGCCAGGTCGCGGCGCGCTGCCGGCGGCTCAAGCGCACCCACGGGCTCGATGTGGTGATCGTCGACTACCTGCAACTGCTGCGCGGCACCGGGCGCACCGACAACCGCGTGCAGGAAATCGGCGAGATCTCGATGGGCCTCAAGGCGATCGCCAAGGAGCTCAACATCCCGGTGATGGCGCTCTCGCAGCTCAGCCGGACGGTGGAAAGCCGCGAGGACAAGCGCCCGCAGCTCTCCGACCTGCGCGAATCCGGCTCGATCGAGCAGGACGCCGACGTGGTGATGTTCGTCTACCGCGACGAATATTACCACGAGCGCATGAAACCGCCGGAAGACGACCCGAAATTCGCCGAATGGATGCAGAAGGCCGAGCGGGTGCATGGCAAGGCCGAGGTGATCCTCGGCAAGCAGCGCCACGGGCCGATCGGCACCGTCGAGGTCGCCTTCGAGAGCCGCTTCACCCGCTTCTCCGATCTCGCCAAACCCTGGCAGGGCGAGGGCGGCGAGGGCTTCTGA
- a CDS encoding glycosyltransferase family 61 protein, with the protein MKPEEAAGVLDETRAAQGQGEAPEETRAPEDLAEDGDGADDQEPGLSRPYPALFETPEEAPDAAAAAGRAAFVLRAGLVDAWFLHRSDTLWVTFDNLNSIGEYDPPQPWLQGRAAKAGASILGIMASRKDWYRNAETAAVITALREAGFFARFRNILFVGASMGGYAALAYAGLVPGARVLAFSPQTTLARKIVPFDKRYRYAQRKWDWSEELPYRDAAAAITDQEVTLVYDPLEHEDRLHAARIAGPRVTRLIAPLFGHRAIRMVKELGVLQDLIEAAAAGRVDAQAWARAMRGRRDLHGWRRGLIKSADARGHDALAARVAELSLEIDPEMKAARRLLRKQRKARRAEKEARGRMSAARAEGDERILVPGGAAGVFTGEILSLGAALVVPEREHDTPLASGVIDAKGDWVELSKAWIRARKTTPAPTIHPEDEIEELAGRHLFCGHFRGHFGHFLVESSARLWALDHIEGGVDGLIYLPYRGAIEPVRRAIEGQAGFFQTLGIDLPVRSFAHIQRVERLFVPELGFGWNERYAGSPAYRAFMQGRLGAAAPAAGGEKLYVSRARLPAQRGGVLGETVIEENLARAGYEIFYPEKAPLTEQIAHYKAARQIVALDGSALHLAAYVMPAGGRVGMILRRSKANAADYDLQFRNFCGITPDVIDVIKADWVAGDAARVDFRSIGELDFGALFAQLIARGYLPADFRPELPSEAEIRALLESYEERRGEPFRALGAQERHPEDEEEE; encoded by the coding sequence ATGAAGCCGGAAGAAGCGGCCGGGGTGCTGGACGAGACGCGGGCCGCGCAGGGGCAGGGTGAGGCGCCGGAGGAGACCCGCGCGCCCGAGGATCTGGCCGAGGACGGCGATGGCGCGGATGATCAGGAGCCGGGGCTGAGCCGGCCCTATCCGGCGCTCTTTGAGACCCCCGAAGAGGCGCCCGACGCCGCCGCGGCCGCGGGGCGCGCGGCGTTTGTGCTGCGCGCGGGGCTCGTTGATGCGTGGTTCCTGCACCGCTCCGACACGCTCTGGGTGACCTTCGACAACCTCAATTCGATCGGCGAATATGACCCGCCGCAGCCCTGGTTGCAGGGCCGCGCGGCCAAGGCCGGGGCCTCGATCCTCGGGATCATGGCCTCGCGCAAGGATTGGTATCGCAATGCCGAGACGGCGGCGGTGATCACCGCGCTGCGCGAGGCGGGGTTCTTCGCGCGGTTTCGCAACATTCTCTTCGTCGGCGCCTCGATGGGCGGCTATGCGGCGCTGGCCTATGCGGGGCTGGTGCCGGGGGCGCGGGTCTTGGCGTTTTCGCCGCAGACGACGCTCGCGCGCAAGATCGTGCCCTTCGACAAGCGCTACCGCTATGCGCAGCGCAAATGGGATTGGAGCGAGGAGCTGCCCTATCGCGACGCGGCCGCGGCGATCACCGATCAGGAGGTGACGCTGGTCTATGACCCGCTCGAGCATGAGGACCGGCTGCATGCCGCGCGGATCGCGGGGCCGCGGGTGACGCGGCTGATCGCGCCGCTCTTTGGCCATCGGGCGATCCGGATGGTCAAGGAGCTCGGCGTCTTGCAAGATCTGATCGAGGCGGCGGCGGCGGGGCGGGTCGATGCGCAGGCCTGGGCGCGCGCGATGCGCGGGCGGCGCGATCTGCATGGCTGGCGGCGCGGGTTGATCAAATCGGCCGATGCGCGCGGCCATGATGCGCTGGCGGCGCGGGTGGCCGAGCTCAGCCTCGAGATCGACCCGGAGATGAAGGCCGCGCGGCGGCTCTTGCGCAAGCAGCGCAAGGCGCGGCGCGCCGAGAAGGAGGCGCGCGGGCGGATGAGCGCGGCGCGCGCGGAGGGCGATGAGCGGATCCTCGTGCCCGGCGGTGCGGCCGGGGTGTTCACCGGCGAGATCCTGTCGCTCGGCGCGGCGCTTGTGGTGCCCGAGCGCGAACATGACACGCCGCTGGCCTCCGGGGTGATCGACGCCAAGGGCGACTGGGTCGAGCTCTCGAAAGCCTGGATCCGGGCGCGCAAGACCACGCCCGCGCCGACCATCCACCCCGAGGACGAGATCGAGGAGCTGGCCGGGCGGCACCTCTTCTGCGGCCATTTCCGCGGCCATTTCGGCCATTTCCTGGTGGAATCCTCGGCCCGGCTCTGGGCGCTCGACCATATCGAGGGCGGCGTCGACGGGCTGATCTATCTGCCCTATCGCGGCGCGATCGAGCCGGTGCGGCGCGCGATCGAGGGGCAGGCGGGGTTCTTCCAGACGCTCGGCATCGACCTGCCGGTGCGCAGCTTTGCCCATATCCAGCGCGTCGAGCGGCTGTTCGTGCCCGAGCTCGGCTTTGGCTGGAACGAGCGCTATGCCGGCTCGCCCGCCTACCGCGCCTTCATGCAGGGCCGGCTCGGCGCGGCGGCGCCCGCGGCGGGGGGCGAGAAGCTCTATGTCTCGCGCGCGCGGCTGCCGGCGCAACGCGGCGGGGTCCTGGGCGAGACGGTGATCGAGGAGAACCTCGCGCGGGCGGGCTATGAGATCTTCTACCCCGAGAAGGCGCCGCTGACCGAGCAGATCGCCCATTACAAGGCCGCGCGGCAGATCGTGGCGCTCGATGGGTCGGCGCTGCATCTGGCGGCCTATGTGATGCCCGCGGGCGGGCGCGTGGGCATGATCTTGCGCCGCTCGAAGGCCAATGCGGCCGATTACGACCTGCAATTTCGCAACTTCTGCGGCATTACCCCGGATGTGATCGATGTGATCAAGGCCGATTGGGTGGCGGGCGATGCGGCGCGGGTCGATTTCCGCTCGATCGGCGAGCTCGATTTCGGTGCGCTCTTCGCGCAGCTGATCGCGCGCGGCTATCTGCCGGCCGATTTCCGCCCCGAGCTGCCCAGCGAGGCCGAGATCCGGGCGCTTCTGGAGAGTTATGAGGAGCGCCGGGGCGAGCCGTTCCGGGCGCTGGGCGCGCAGGAGCGCCACCCTGAGGACGAGGAAGAGGAGTAA
- a CDS encoding FkbM family methyltransferase — translation MSNIDTQAAFAAPDLETPGAKVPYGALLAVYHGVEVLNMPHFTPRMRGRLREGGYEGKEVACGLKAIPRGARLLEMGAGSGVVGAVLAKNLDLAAVLSIEANPKMIDPARALYAHNGLADRIELRHSVVFSAPDAPEHVSFHVATNFLGSGLDASKAAAGTAVEVPVIRYADLSAEFPHDAIMMDIEGGELPFLRDADLSGVSVLVFEVHRKIYGREGMREIRHILRDKGFEQDEENSLPGVHIYRKG, via the coding sequence ATGAGCAATATCGACACGCAAGCGGCCTTCGCGGCGCCGGATCTCGAAACGCCGGGCGCGAAGGTGCCCTATGGCGCGCTGCTTGCCGTCTATCACGGCGTCGAGGTGCTCAACATGCCGCATTTCACGCCGCGGATGCGCGGGCGGCTGCGCGAGGGCGGCTATGAGGGCAAGGAGGTCGCCTGCGGCCTCAAGGCGATCCCGCGGGGGGCGCGGCTGCTCGAAATGGGCGCGGGCTCGGGCGTGGTGGGGGCGGTTCTGGCCAAGAACCTCGATCTCGCCGCGGTGCTCTCGATCGAGGCCAACCCGAAGATGATCGACCCCGCGCGCGCGCTTTACGCCCATAACGGGCTCGCCGACCGGATCGAGCTGCGCCATTCGGTGGTGTTTTCCGCCCCCGATGCGCCTGAGCATGTCAGCTTCCATGTCGCGACCAATTTCCTCGGCTCGGGGCTCGATGCCTCGAAGGCGGCGGCGGGCACCGCGGTCGAGGTGCCGGTGATCCGCTATGCCGATCTGAGCGCCGAATTCCCCCATGATGCGATCATGATGGATATCGAGGGGGGGGAGCTGCCGTTCCTGCGCGATGCCGATCTGAGCGGGGTTTCGGTGCTGGTCTTCGAGGTGCATCGCAAGATCTATGGCCGCGAGGGGATGCGCGAGATCCGCCATATCCTGCGCGACAAGGGCTTTGAGCAGGACGAGGAAAACTCGCTGCCGGGTGTGCATATCTATCGCAAGGGTTGA
- a CDS encoding glycosyltransferase family 2 protein, with amino-acid sequence MTKDASPEGQEAEAATPGDDAARAAGERPAKGKSQGQGQGKAKGQGGAKAAAKTKAAAKAKAKPPHAEEEAEEEGFGEDDLDSPDDDEAREAAAEAAGQPSPRARLKAAREEAERHPERPRGAAPLWGTVPFSLKRHVSPHGQVTAVSMMKDEGPYVIEWVAHHLAIGFTDLIVYTNDCSDGTDDMLIRLEELGLAHHRRNVIPEGIRPQPSALNYAQDDPLVGLSDWVLVFDADEFVSIKYGDGTLDQLIAAAKEQGANGIVITWRIFGSGGVVEWSRAPVSEQYLMAAPPEWNKGWGVKTLFTFDPEYWKLGIHRPKMKTRHIKTEFPDQVKWLNGSGREMEDYFKFRGWRSITRTVGYDWVQLNHYAVKSVDSYAIRKLRGNVNNKKDKYNSDYWSLQDRNEVRDETMLRYKARRDAIIAELLTDPVLNRLHHAAVARAEARLAEIKGTEAYVKLVEDLAAASAVPLSQIVAKPPQARDREKIAALMSEVERQRGLKAREERKAAGPREPIETVPLGNFVAGPVVTEPPYAGDWVKNHTMELPLDHRIFNTPMLGVIGKGKFDRGLARRMPSVLPQGASVLEIGAGVGFVMGHLAAVRPDLTLAMAEEDEGLAAALRLIAARNGRDLTRAPELIAAPLGADPAGAILAQIAARRPQALLLADPRISPEVFAAILAHAGRPDCPMPGLVFLHGRLLEAHRARLAEYDALIEPRGFVQGFGFDPNLTRGYGYGLAPPDPAAREARKRKKAAQSEGDEPQTDGAEGAEPRTDETAPNADLAPNSDLARGAGEL; translated from the coding sequence ATGACCAAGGACGCATCGCCCGAGGGGCAAGAGGCCGAGGCGGCGACCCCGGGCGACGACGCGGCGCGCGCGGCGGGTGAGCGCCCCGCCAAGGGCAAGAGCCAGGGCCAGGGCCAGGGCAAAGCCAAGGGCCAGGGCGGCGCAAAGGCCGCCGCCAAGACCAAGGCCGCCGCCAAGGCGAAGGCCAAGCCCCCCCACGCCGAGGAGGAGGCCGAGGAGGAGGGCTTTGGCGAGGACGATCTCGACAGCCCCGATGACGACGAGGCGCGCGAGGCCGCCGCCGAAGCCGCAGGCCAGCCCTCGCCGCGCGCCCGCCTGAAAGCCGCCCGCGAAGAGGCCGAGCGCCACCCCGAGCGCCCGCGCGGCGCGGCGCCGCTGTGGGGCACCGTGCCCTTCTCGCTCAAGCGCCATGTCTCGCCCCACGGTCAGGTGACCGCCGTCTCGATGATGAAGGACGAAGGCCCCTATGTCATCGAATGGGTCGCCCATCACCTCGCGATCGGCTTCACCGACCTGATCGTCTACACCAATGATTGCTCGGACGGCACCGATGACATGCTGATCCGCCTCGAGGAGCTCGGCCTCGCGCATCACCGGCGCAACGTGATCCCCGAAGGCATCCGCCCGCAGCCCTCCGCGCTCAACTACGCTCAGGACGACCCGCTCGTCGGGCTCTCCGACTGGGTTCTGGTCTTCGATGCCGATGAATTCGTCTCGATCAAATACGGCGATGGCACGCTCGATCAGCTGATCGCCGCCGCCAAGGAGCAAGGCGCCAATGGCATCGTGATCACCTGGCGGATCTTCGGCTCGGGCGGCGTCGTCGAATGGTCGCGCGCGCCGGTGAGCGAGCAATATCTGATGGCCGCACCGCCCGAATGGAACAAGGGCTGGGGGGTGAAGACGCTGTTCACCTTCGACCCGGAGTATTGGAAGCTCGGCATCCACCGCCCGAAGATGAAGACCCGCCACATCAAGACCGAGTTCCCCGATCAGGTGAAATGGCTCAACGGCTCGGGCCGCGAGATGGAGGATTACTTCAAGTTCCGCGGCTGGCGCTCGATCACGCGCACGGTCGGCTATGACTGGGTGCAGCTCAACCATTACGCGGTGAAATCGGTCGACAGCTACGCGATCCGCAAGCTGCGCGGCAATGTCAACAACAAGAAAGACAAGTATAATTCCGATTACTGGTCGCTGCAGGACCGCAACGAGGTGCGCGACGAGACGATGCTGCGCTACAAGGCGCGGCGCGATGCGATCATTGCCGAGCTGCTGACCGATCCGGTGCTCAACCGCCTCCACCATGCCGCGGTGGCGCGCGCCGAGGCGCGGCTGGCCGAGATCAAGGGCACCGAGGCCTATGTCAAGCTCGTCGAGGATCTCGCCGCCGCCTCGGCGGTGCCGCTGAGCCAGATCGTCGCCAAACCCCCGCAGGCGCGCGACCGCGAGAAGATCGCCGCGCTGATGAGCGAGGTGGAGCGCCAGCGCGGGCTGAAAGCGCGCGAGGAGCGCAAGGCCGCGGGCCCGCGCGAGCCGATCGAGACGGTGCCTTTGGGCAATTTCGTCGCCGGGCCGGTGGTGACCGAGCCGCCCTATGCGGGCGACTGGGTCAAGAACCACACGATGGAGCTGCCGCTCGACCACCGGATCTTCAACACCCCGATGCTCGGCGTGATCGGCAAGGGCAAGTTCGACCGCGGGCTCGCGCGGCGGATGCCCTCGGTGCTGCCGCAGGGCGCCAGCGTGCTCGAGATCGGCGCGGGGGTGGGCTTCGTGATGGGCCATCTGGCGGCGGTGCGCCCCGATCTGACCCTCGCGATGGCCGAGGAGGACGAAGGGCTCGCCGCCGCGCTGCGGCTGATCGCGGCGCGAAACGGCCGCGATCTGACCCGCGCGCCCGAGCTGATCGCCGCGCCGCTCGGCGCCGACCCGGCCGGCGCGATCCTCGCCCAGATCGCCGCGCGCCGCCCGCAGGCGCTGCTGCTCGCCGATCCGCGGATCTCGCCCGAGGTCTTCGCCGCGATCCTCGCCCATGCGGGGCGGCCCGATTGCCCGATGCCGGGGCTGGTGTTCCTCCATGGCCGGCTCCTCGAGGCCCATCGCGCGCGGCTGGCGGAGTATGACGCGCTGATCGAGCCGCGCGGTTTTGTGCAGGGCTTTGGCTTCGACCCGAACCTGACGCGCGGCTATGGCTATGGCCTCGCCCCGCCCGACCCCGCCGCCCGCGAGGCGCGCAAGCGCAAGAAAGCGGCGCAGTCCGAGGGCGACGAGCCCCAGACCGACGGGGCCGAGGGCGCCGAACCCCGGACCGACGAGACCGCCCCGAACGCCGACCTTGCCCCGAACTCCGACCTTGCCCGAGGGGCAGGCGAGTTGTAA
- a CDS encoding class I SAM-dependent methyltransferase, giving the protein MGISLIPALFLARNAAHVAPEGRGLVLGRQKLHMRDRRVVRFLKMMAAMGKPLTEEQIRQEDGFTEALFTALGYPEMEALDFTDAEGAQHVHDLNHPCPDHLRGQFDVVLDGGTTEHIFHIGAALDTCHELLKPGGVVMSYVAADGWFGHGFFQTGPDVPWRYWHHARGYEMLEVSIAPRAFPGQLIEIPDPTGQPRGGERFLEGPHMIVYAARKPLEAPPYAPPIQGHYVHD; this is encoded by the coding sequence ATGGGCATTTCCCTGATCCCCGCGCTGTTTCTGGCCCGCAACGCCGCCCATGTCGCCCCCGAAGGCCGCGGGCTGGTGCTCGGGCGGCAAAAGCTGCACATGCGCGACCGCCGCGTCGTGCGCTTTCTCAAGATGATGGCCGCGATGGGCAAGCCGCTCACCGAGGAGCAGATCCGCCAGGAGGACGGCTTCACCGAGGCGCTCTTCACCGCGCTCGGCTACCCGGAGATGGAGGCGCTCGATTTCACCGATGCCGAGGGCGCGCAGCATGTGCACGACCTCAACCACCCCTGCCCCGACCATCTGCGCGGCCAGTTCGACGTGGTGCTCGATGGCGGCACGACCGAACATATCTTCCACATCGGCGCCGCGCTCGATACCTGCCATGAGCTGCTCAAACCCGGCGGCGTGGTGATGTCCTATGTCGCGGCCGATGGCTGGTTCGGGCATGGCTTCTTCCAGACCGGGCCCGATGTGCCCTGGCGCTACTGGCACCATGCGCGCGGCTACGAGATGCTCGAGGTCTCGATCGCGCCGCGCGCCTTCCCCGGCCAGCTGATCGAGATCCCCGATCCGACCGGCCAGCCCCGCGGCGGCGAGCGCTTCCTCGAGGGCCCGCATATGATCGTCTATGCCGCGCGCAAACCGCTCGAGGCGCCGCCCTACGCACCGCCGATCCAGGGCCATTACGTCCACGACTGA
- the alr gene encoding alanine racemase produces the protein MATASLRIDLDAILANWRALDALSGPATETGAVVKANSYGLGAARVARALARAGARKFFVACTEEGVAVRQALGEGPQIFIFSGHMAGDTEMIADLGLTPMLNSLDQVTRHFEALPGAPFGIQLDTGMNRLGFEAPEWQAVAPIVLPQGPELVMSHLACSDEPEHPMNAAQLAQFHAMTDGLGVKRSLSATGGLLMGPAFHFDVVRPGIGLYGGLPFEAAEPVVRLTLPVVQVREVAPGETVGYSNAWEAEGPSRIATVSAGYADGIHRTLGGRATLWAGDVPCPVVGRISMDLITVDVTHLSEIPAGLDLLGPCQGVDDVADVAGTIGYEILTGLGQRYARHYVEGAR, from the coding sequence ATGGCCACCGCTTCGCTCCGCATCGACCTCGACGCAATCCTCGCCAACTGGCGCGCGCTGGACGCGCTCTCGGGCCCCGCCACCGAAACCGGCGCGGTGGTCAAGGCCAACAGCTACGGGCTCGGCGCGGCGCGCGTGGCGCGCGCGCTGGCCCGCGCGGGGGCGCGCAAGTTCTTCGTGGCCTGCACCGAGGAGGGCGTGGCGGTGCGTCAGGCGCTCGGCGAGGGGCCGCAGATCTTCATCTTCTCCGGCCATATGGCGGGCGATACCGAGATGATCGCCGATCTCGGGCTGACGCCGATGCTCAACTCGCTCGATCAGGTCACCCGCCATTTCGAGGCCCTGCCCGGCGCGCCCTTCGGGATCCAGCTCGATACCGGCATGAACCGGCTTGGCTTCGAGGCGCCCGAATGGCAGGCCGTCGCGCCGATCGTGCTGCCGCAGGGCCCCGAACTCGTGATGTCGCATCTGGCCTGCTCGGATGAGCCCGAACACCCGATGAACGCCGCCCAGCTCGCGCAATTCCACGCGATGACCGACGGGCTCGGCGTCAAACGCTCGCTCTCGGCGACGGGCGGGCTCCTGATGGGCCCGGCCTTCCACTTCGACGTGGTGCGCCCCGGCATCGGCCTTTACGGCGGGCTGCCCTTCGAGGCGGCCGAGCCCGTTGTGCGCCTGACCCTGCCGGTGGTGCAGGTCCGCGAGGTCGCGCCGGGCGAGACGGTGGGCTATTCCAACGCCTGGGAGGCCGAGGGGCCGAGCCGCATCGCCACCGTCTCGGCGGGCTATGCCGACGGCATCCACCGCACGCTCGGCGGGCGCGCGACGCTCTGGGCGGGCGATGTGCCCTGCCCGGTCGTCGGCCGGATCTCGATGGATCTGATCACCGTCGATGTCACCCATCTGAGCGAGATCCCCGCCGGGCTCGACCTGCTCGGGCCCTGTCAGGGGGTCGATGATGTCGCCGATGTCGCGGGCACGATCGGCTATGAGATCCTGACCGGGCTCGGCCAGCGCTACGCGCGCCACTATGTCGAGGGCGCGCGGTGA
- a CDS encoding MlaE family ABC transporter permease — protein MIAAALAGLGRAALGALAGLGRGALFAARATSHIVRPPFYPREFGQALLQIGWLSLPVVGLTALFTGAALALQIYAGSSRFSAESVVPTITAIGMVRELGPVLGGLMVAARVASSIAAEIGTMKVTEQIDALVTLSTNPMKYLVAPRLLAAVVSVPALVAVGDAIGILGGWLVGTGRLGFNAAAYLDNTWAYLEPCDVGSGLVKGAVFGAVIALAGCYAGMQSGRGAQGVGRATKSAVVLASIAILGSNYLLTEAFFRS, from the coding sequence GTGATCGCTGCCGCGCTCGCAGGCCTCGGCCGCGCCGCCTTGGGCGCGCTCGCGGGCCTCGGACGCGGCGCCCTCTTCGCGGCGCGGGCGACGAGCCATATCGTCCGCCCGCCCTTCTACCCGCGCGAATTCGGCCAGGCGCTTTTGCAGATCGGCTGGCTCTCGCTACCGGTCGTCGGGCTCACCGCGCTCTTCACCGGCGCGGCGCTCGCGCTGCAGATCTACGCAGGCTCCTCGCGGTTCTCGGCCGAAAGCGTTGTCCCCACGATCACCGCGATCGGCATGGTGCGCGAGCTCGGCCCGGTGCTCGGCGGGCTGATGGTGGCGGCGCGCGTGGCCTCCTCGATCGCGGCCGAAATCGGCACGATGAAGGTCACCGAACAGATCGACGCGCTCGTCACCCTCTCGACCAACCCGATGAAATATCTCGTGGCGCCGCGGCTTCTGGCGGCAGTGGTGAGCGTGCCGGCGCTCGTCGCGGTGGGCGATGCGATCGGGATCCTGGGCGGGTGGCTCGTGGGCACCGGGCGGCTCGGCTTCAACGCGGCGGCCTATCTCGACAACACCTGGGCCTATCTCGAGCCCTGTGATGTGGGCTCGGGGCTGGTGAAAGGCGCGGTCTTCGGCGCGGTGATCGCGCTCGCGGGCTGCTATGCGGGGATGCAGTCGGGGCGCGGCGCGCAGGGCGTGGGGCGGGCCACGAAATCGGCCGTCGTGCTCGCCTCGATCGCGATCCTCGGCTCGAATTACCTG